One Channa argus isolate prfri chromosome 15, Channa argus male v1.0, whole genome shotgun sequence DNA segment encodes these proteins:
- the mybpc2a gene encoding myosin binding protein Ca yields the protein MPEPQKPEHVPGEEPQLSELTGLFVLKPESVTATKGKDITFVAKVDSSNLIRKPNMKWLKGKWLDLGSKAGKHVQFKESYDRNTKVYTYEMSIIKVVDGDAGGYRCEVTSKDKCDSCTFEVSVQAVQQEQQDNILEAFKRSGDADEDAGDLDFSALLKKREKKQEEPKEEVDVWEILKAAKPCDYEKIAFQYGITDLRGMLKRLKKMRMEPKKSDAFLRKLDSAYSVDKGKKIQLSVEVADPDVPIKWLKNGQEIKPSAKYVFESVGNKRTLTINKCNLSDDAAYECVVGEEKCFTEVFVKEPPVTITKLLDDVHTVVGEKVEFEVEVSEEGASVKWMKDGVELNRETAGSKYRFKKDGRKHILIINEATKEDIGMYYAFTNGGESKAELEVEDKELEVLQSIADLTVKAAEQAVFKCEVSDEKVTGKWFKDGVEVQPSDRIKISHSGRTHKLTIDDVKPSDAGDYTFVPDGYALSLSAKLNFLEIKIDYVPRQDPPKIHLDTSATGNKNTITVVAGNKLRLDVEITGEPAPTVCWMKGDQVVAEAEGRVRVESRKTLSSFVIEGAEKHDEGHYTITVTNPAGEDKVELFIRIVDVPKPPENVKCTSVGEDSATITWDPPAFDGGVPIKGYLMERKKVGSSRWTKLNFDVFESTTYEAKKMIEGVLYEMRVFAVNGIGISQPSANSKPFMPIAPTSEPTRLTVDDVTDTTCLLKWRPPEKIGAGGIDGYIIEYCKEGSDQWVQANEEPVEKNQYRVKDLPVGEKLLFRVVATNIAGRSPPAMLAQAVTIREIMEHPKIRLPRHVRTKLIQVVGEKVNLVIPFQGKPRPVVTWFKDGVPLEDKTVGTRTSEVDTILFIRSTERSHSGKYTLSVQIENMSDSADIHIQIVEKPSPPIGVHVTDVWGFNAALEWKPPKDDGNCEIIGYTIQKADRKTEEWFTVYEHNRRPSCTVSDLVMGNEYSFRVFSENICGLSNEPGISKNTAVITKTGLAYNPPPFKERGINHCPKFTTPLVDRSVVAGYATAISCAVRGHPKPKIIWMKNNMIIGEDPKFLMQNNQGVLTLNIRKPSLFDGGRYSCRAINDLGQAEVECKLEVRVVQEKGEQAKK from the exons AACATGTCCCAGGGGAGGAGCCTCAGCTGTCCGAGCTGACTGGCCTGTTTGTGCTGAAGCCAGAGAGTGTCACTGCAACAAAAG GCAAAGACATCACGTTTGTGGCAAAAGTGGACTCTTCAAACCTGATAAGGAAGCCAAACATGAAATGGCTAAAGGGGAAGTGGCTGGACCTGGGTAGCAAAGCTGGAAAACACGTGCAGTTTAAAGAGTCCTACGATAGGAACACCAAG GTCTACACCTATGAGATGAGCATCATCAAAGTAGTGGATGGAGATGCAGGTGGCTACCGATGTGAGGTCACTTCCAAAGACAAGTGCGACAGCTGCACTTTCGAGGTCTCTGTGCAGG CTGTACAACAAGAGCAGCAGGACAACATCTTGGAGGCATTTAAGCGATC TGGAGATGCAGATGAGGATGCTGGTGATCTAGACTTCAGTGCACTGCTTAAAAAAAG agaaaagaaacaagagGAACCCAAAGAAGAAGTGGATGTATGGGAAATCCTAAAGGCGGCCAAGCCCTGTGACTATGAAAAGATTGCCTTTCAGTATGGCATTACAGACCTGAGGGGCATGCTGAAGAGGCtgaagaagatgaggatggaGCCCAAAAAGAGTGACG CTTTCCTGAGGAAGCTGGATTCAGCCTACTCAGTGGACAAAGGAAAGAAGATCCAGCTCAGTGTGGAAGTGGCTGACCCTGATGTTCCTATCAAGTGGCTCAAAAATGGACAGGAAATCAAACCATCAGCCAA GTATGTGTTTGAGAGCGTGGGCAACAAGCGGACACTCACTATCAACAAGTGCAACCTGTCGGATGACGCAGCATATGAGTGCGTGGTTGGGGAGGAGAAGTGCTTCACTGAGGTTTTTGTCAAAG AGCCTCCAGTCACCATCACTAAGCTGCTGGATGATGTCCACACCGTGGTGGGTGAGAAGGTGGAGTTTGAGGTGGAAGTATCAGAGGAAGGAGCCAGTGTCAAATG GATGAAAGATGGAGTTGAGCTGAACAGAGAAACTGCAGGTTCAAAGTACAGGTTTAAAAAGGATGGGAGGAAGCACATTTTGATCATCAATGAAGCAACTAAGGAGGATATTGGAATGTACTATGCATTTACCAATGGTGGAGAGTCAAAAGCAGAACTCGAGGTTGAAG ATAAGGAGCTGGAAGTTCTGCAGAGCATAGCTGACCTGACAGTGAAGGCTGCTGAACAGGCTGTATTCAAGTGTGAAGTGTCTGATGAAAAAGTTACGGGAAAATGGTTCAAGGATGGCGTTGAAGTCCAACCAAGTGATCGCATCAAAATATCACATAGTGGAAG GACCCACAAGCTGACAATTGATGATGTGAAGCCCTCGGATGCTGGAGATTATACCTTTGTCCCTGATGGAtatgctctttctctctctgcaaaACTCAACTTCCTGG AGATCAAGATTGACTATGTTCCCCGACAAG ATCCTCCCAAAATCCACCTGGACACCAGTGCCACCGGAAACAAGAACACCATCACCGTGGTGGCTGGAAACAAACTTCGCCTTGACGTCGAGATCACAGGGGAGCCAGCCCCCACTGTGTGCTGGATGAAAGGAGACCAG GTGGTGGCTGAGGCTGAGGGACGAGTCCGGGTGGAGTCAAGGAAGACCCTGAGCAGCTTTGTAATTGAGGGGGCAGAAAAGCATGATGAGGGCCACTACACCATCACTGTGACTAACCCTGCTGGAGAGGATAAGGTTGAACTCTTCATCAGGATTGTGG ATGTGCCCAAACCTCCTGAGAATGTCAAATGTACATCAGTTGGCGAGGACTCTGCCACGATCACATGGGACCCTCCTGCATTTGACGGCGGAGTTCCCATAAAAG GATACCTGATGGAGAGGAAGAAGGTTGGCTCATCTAGATGGACCAAGCTcaactttgatgtttttgagTCCACCACGTATGAGGCTAAGAAGATGATTGAAGGTGTACTTTATGAGATGCGAGTGTTTGCAGTCAATGGCATTGGCATCTCTCAGCCCAGTGCAAACTCAAAGCCCTTCATGCCCATTG CCCCGACCAGTGAGCCCACTCGTCTCACCGTGGATGATGTGACAGACACTACCTGCTTACTCAAGTGGCGTCCTCCAGAGAAAATCGGAGCAGGCGGCATCGACGGCTACATCATTGAGTACTGCAAAGAAGGAA GTGACCAATGGGTGCAGGCTAATGAGGAACCAGTGGAAAAGAACCAGTACAGGGTGAAGGATCTCCCAGTAGGGGAGAAATTGCTGTTCAGGGTGGTAGCTACCAACATCGCTGGCCGCAGCCCCCCTGCCATGCTCGCCCAAGCTGTCACCATCAGAGAGATCATGG AGCATCCAAAGATCCGTCTACCTCGCCATGTGAGAACCAAACTTATCCAGGTTGTGGGTGAGAAGGTGAACTTGGTCATTCCCTTCCAG GGAAAACCTCGCCCTGTTGTGACCTGGTTCAAAGACGGCGTTCCCCTGGAGGACAAAACGGTGGGAACTCGTACCAGTGAAGTGGATACCATCCTCTTCATCCGCTCCACAGAAAGAAGCCACTCTGGGAAGTACACACTGTCCGTTCAGATTGAGAACATGTCGGACAGCGCAGACATACACATCCAGATTGTAG AAAAGCCCAGTCCTCCGATTGGTGTGCACGTCACAGACGTCTGGGGTTTTAATGCTGCGCTGGAGTGGAAGCCACCCAAAGATGACGGCAACTGTGAGATTATCGGCTACACTATTCAGAAGGCTGACAGGAAGACTGAA GAGTGGTTCACGGTCTACGAGCACAACCGCAGGCCCAGCTGCACTGTGTCTGACCTGGTCATGGGGAACGAGTATTCCTTTCGAGTGTTCAGCGAAAACATCTGTGGCCTCAGCAACGAGCCTGGCATCAGCAAGAACACTGCCGTCATTACCAAAACAG GTCTGGCCTATAACCCTCCACCCTTCAAAGAAAGGGGGATAAACCACTGCCCCAAGTTCACAACCCCTTTGGTGGACAGAAGTGTAGTTGCAGGTTACGCCACTGCCATTAGCTGTGCCGTCCGTGGCCACCCCAAG CCAAAGATCATTTGGATGAAGAATAATATGATCATCGGTGAAGACCCCAAGTTCTTAATGCAGAACAACCAGGGTGTGTTGACTCTCAATATCCGCAAGCCAAGCCTGTTTGATGGGGGCAGATACTCCTGCAGGGCCATCAACGATCTTGGGCAGGCTGAGGTGGAGTGCAAGCTTGAAGTTCGTG TCGTACAAGAGAAAGGAGAGCAGGCGAAGAAATGA